In Chryseobacterium gotjawalense, the following are encoded in one genomic region:
- a CDS encoding anthranilate synthase component I family protein, with amino-acid sequence MNFDTKINIKTTVKSVMSDLFTPVGIYLRLRDKFRDTILLESAGNQNTDNNFSFIAINAVAGIEIRNFQEAEIKFPLGNPQKIALEKEKLSELLNDFTKCFVCEKPSREIGKSAQGFFGYTSYDAIPFFENIKFKDRSEENEIPLLRYRLYQYVIAINHYNDEMFIIENKIKDLRSDLPEIENLINQKNAPIFPFQKIDEETSNLKDEEYRELVETAKKHCFRGDVFQLVLSRRFEQKFNGDEFNVYRALRHINPSPYLFYFDYGDYKLLGSSPESQLIIKDGKAIIHPIAGTFKRTGNIEEDLKAAEDLKKDAKENAEHTMLVDLARNDLSICGKNTTVTKLKEVQFFSHVIHLVSEVTAEVEENQNPYEMIATTFPQGTLSGAPKYKGMELIDSYEETSRSFYGGCIGFVGFDGSCNQAIMIRTFLSKNNTLYYQAGAGIVAKSSAENELQEVNNKLNALKMAVKKATSI; translated from the coding sequence ATGAATTTTGATACTAAAATCAACATAAAAACCACCGTAAAATCGGTGATGAGCGATCTTTTCACACCGGTCGGAATTTATTTGCGTCTGCGCGATAAATTTCGGGACACGATTTTGCTCGAAAGTGCCGGAAATCAAAATACCGATAACAATTTTTCCTTCATCGCCATCAATGCAGTTGCCGGAATTGAAATCCGAAATTTTCAGGAAGCAGAAATTAAATTTCCTCTTGGGAATCCTCAAAAAATCGCTTTAGAAAAAGAGAAGTTGAGTGAATTATTAAATGATTTTACCAAGTGTTTTGTTTGCGAGAAGCCTTCAAGAGAAATCGGTAAATCCGCTCAGGGATTTTTTGGTTATACGAGTTACGATGCCATTCCGTTCTTCGAAAATATAAAGTTTAAAGATCGGTCAGAAGAAAATGAAATCCCGTTACTGCGTTACCGACTTTATCAATACGTCATCGCAATTAACCATTACAACGATGAAATGTTCATCATTGAAAATAAAATTAAGGATTTAAGATCTGATCTGCCCGAAATTGAAAATTTAATCAATCAGAAAAACGCACCTATTTTTCCTTTTCAAAAAATTGACGAAGAAACTTCCAATTTAAAAGACGAAGAATACCGCGAATTGGTCGAAACTGCCAAAAAACATTGTTTCCGTGGCGATGTTTTCCAGTTGGTGTTGAGCCGCCGATTTGAACAGAAATTTAACGGTGATGAATTCAATGTTTATCGTGCTTTAAGACATATCAATCCTTCGCCATATTTATTTTATTTCGATTACGGCGATTACAAATTATTGGGCTCCAGTCCGGAAAGTCAGTTGATTATTAAAGATGGAAAAGCCATTATTCATCCGATTGCAGGGACTTTTAAACGAACCGGAAATATTGAAGAAGATTTGAAAGCCGCTGAAGATCTGAAAAAAGATGCCAAGGAAAATGCCGAACACACGATGTTGGTTGATTTGGCACGAAACGATTTAAGCATCTGCGGAAAAAACACGACGGTGACGAAGTTGAAAGAAGTCCAGTTTTTTTCTCACGTCATTCATCTGGTCAGCGAAGTTACTGCCGAGGTTGAAGAAAATCAAAATCCTTATGAAATGATCGCCACGACTTTTCCGCAGGGAACTTTGAGCGGAGCGCCAAAATATAAAGGCATGGAACTGATCGATTCTTACGAGGAAACTTCCCGTTCGTTTTACGGAGGATGTATCGGTTTTGTCGGTTTTGATGGAAGCTGCAATCAGGCGATTATGATCCGTACTTTTTTAAGTAAAAATAATACATTGTACTATCAAGCCGGAGCCGGAATTGTCGCGAAATCCTCTGCAGAAAATGAACTGCAGGAAGTGAACAATAAATTGAATGCCCTGAAAATGGCGGTTAAAAAAGCTACCTCAATATAA
- a CDS encoding efflux RND transporter permease subunit, which yields MLNKIIEFSIKNKLIIILMTLGLIIYGLFELRKLPIDAVPDITDNQVQIITVSPSLGAPDVERFITFPLEQINYNIQGIKEMRSFSRFGLSVITIVFHDDVDLLVARQQVAERLQQVSKDIPTNLGVPQMAPISTGLGEIYQYVVRPKKGYEHRYNPMELRTIQDWIVRRQLLGTPGVADVASFGGYLKQYEVAVNPAVLKSMGVTISEVFNALQKNNQNTGGAYIEKGPSVLFIRTEGLMNHISDIENTVVRNLADGTPLLIKNIAKVQYGKAIRYGAMTYDGEGEVAGAVVMMMKGANSNEVIKEVKTRIAEIQKTLPEGVKIDAFLDRTKMVNNAISTVSKNLLEGALIVVFVLVLFLGNFRAGLLVASVIPLAMLFAIIMMNIFGVSGNLMSLGALDFGLIVDGAVIIVEAILHRFKHLTKFQDKKISQEFMDREVYTSSSTMMNSAVFGQIIILIVYLPILTLQGIEGKMFKPMAQTVIFALLGAFILSLTYIPMMSSLFLSKKIDLKKNFSDRMMEKFEIFYHRTLNFVLKIPNLVFFSVVGLFFVSLFVMSRLGGEFIPSLPEGDFAVDTRVLPGSNLKTSTDAVLKSQQVLLKKFPEIEKIVGKTGSSEIPTDPMPIDASDMMIILKPRKEWTSAKTYDDLAEKMSAELKKNMVGITYSFQYPVAMRFNELMTGARQDVVCKIYGENLDTLKVYAEKLGEISKKINGAQNIYVEPVSGMPQIVISYKREALSQFGLNVEDVNNIVNTAFAGQSTGSVFEGEKKFDLVVRLDGEKRKNVEDVNNLLIATPAGTEIPLSTVASVELKESVNQIQRENTQRRIIVGFNVRNRDIQSTVEDLQKVVEKEFKLPPGYSISYGGTFENLQHAKSRLMIAVPISLLLILLMLYFAFNSVKYGLLIFSAIPLSMIGGILSLWIRGMNFSISAGVGFIALFGVAVLNGIVLIAEFNRQKLHHSDLKDVVKIGGRIRLRPVLMTALVASLGFLPMALSTGEGAEVQRPLATVVIGGLLLATFLTLYLLPLIYIWFEEHFPDRRKKIQEISEEEDGYKEDE from the coding sequence ATGCTTAATAAAATTATAGAATTTTCTATAAAGAATAAACTGATTATCATTTTAATGACGCTTGGTTTGATTATTTATGGACTGTTCGAACTCAGAAAATTACCCATCGATGCGGTGCCTGATATTACGGATAATCAGGTTCAGATTATTACGGTTTCCCCAAGTTTGGGCGCGCCGGATGTAGAACGTTTTATCACTTTCCCTTTAGAACAGATTAATTACAATATTCAGGGAATAAAAGAAATGCGGAGTTTTTCGCGCTTTGGTTTATCCGTAATTACCATTGTTTTTCATGATGATGTCGATCTGTTGGTCGCACGTCAGCAAGTTGCAGAAAGACTGCAACAGGTTTCCAAAGATATTCCCACCAATTTGGGAGTTCCACAGATGGCGCCGATTTCTACAGGTTTAGGGGAAATTTATCAATATGTTGTCCGGCCGAAAAAAGGGTACGAACACCGTTATAATCCCATGGAATTGCGAACCATTCAGGATTGGATTGTCCGCCGGCAATTGCTCGGAACTCCAGGAGTCGCAGATGTCGCCAGCTTTGGTGGCTATTTAAAACAGTATGAAGTCGCCGTAAATCCCGCTGTTTTAAAATCAATGGGTGTAACGATTTCGGAAGTTTTTAATGCCCTCCAAAAAAACAATCAAAATACCGGTGGTGCCTACATTGAAAAAGGCCCAAGTGTTTTGTTCATCCGGACGGAAGGCTTGATGAATCATATCTCTGATATTGAAAATACAGTGGTCAGGAATTTGGCTGACGGAACGCCGCTTCTCATTAAAAATATTGCAAAAGTCCAATATGGAAAAGCCATTCGGTATGGTGCGATGACTTATGATGGCGAAGGTGAAGTTGCGGGCGCGGTCGTCATGATGATGAAAGGTGCCAACTCAAACGAAGTGATCAAGGAGGTAAAAACCAGAATCGCAGAAATCCAGAAAACACTTCCCGAAGGCGTGAAAATAGATGCCTTTCTCGACCGCACCAAGATGGTGAATAACGCAATAAGTACCGTAAGTAAGAACTTGTTGGAAGGCGCACTGATCGTTGTTTTTGTACTGGTTTTATTTCTCGGGAATTTCCGCGCGGGTTTATTGGTTGCGTCGGTCATTCCTTTGGCAATGCTTTTTGCCATTATCATGATGAATATTTTCGGGGTTTCCGGAAACTTAATGAGTTTGGGCGCACTGGATTTCGGTTTGATTGTCGATGGTGCCGTGATTATTGTCGAAGCCATTCTGCACCGTTTCAAACATTTAACCAAGTTTCAGGATAAAAAGATTTCCCAGGAATTTATGGATCGCGAAGTTTATACTTCTTCAAGTACCATGATGAATTCAGCGGTTTTCGGGCAGATTATTATTCTTATTGTCTATCTGCCAATTTTAACTTTGCAGGGAATTGAAGGAAAAATGTTCAAACCAATGGCACAAACCGTAATATTCGCCCTGCTTGGAGCATTTATACTGTCACTGACTTATATTCCAATGATGAGTTCCCTCTTTCTTTCTAAAAAAATTGATTTAAAGAAAAACTTTTCAGACAGGATGATGGAGAAATTCGAAATCTTTTATCACCGGACTTTAAATTTTGTTTTAAAAATTCCAAATCTGGTTTTCTTTAGCGTTGTCGGATTATTTTTCGTGTCTTTATTTGTAATGTCAAGATTAGGCGGCGAATTTATTCCATCACTTCCGGAAGGTGATTTCGCCGTCGATACCAGAGTTTTACCGGGAAGCAATCTGAAAACTTCAACGGATGCCGTTTTGAAATCCCAACAGGTTTTATTGAAGAAATTTCCGGAAATAGAAAAGATCGTTGGAAAAACCGGAAGCAGCGAAATTCCCACAGATCCCATGCCGATTGACGCCAGCGATATGATGATCATTCTGAAACCCCGAAAAGAATGGACTTCCGCAAAAACCTATGACGATCTCGCAGAAAAAATGTCTGCAGAATTAAAGAAAAATATGGTAGGCATCACTTATTCCTTCCAGTATCCTGTCGCCATGCGTTTTAACGAATTAATGACGGGTGCCAGACAGGATGTAGTTTGTAAAATCTATGGCGAAAATCTGGATACTTTAAAAGTGTACGCAGAAAAGTTAGGCGAAATTTCAAAAAAAATCAATGGTGCTCAAAATATTTATGTAGAACCTGTTTCCGGAATGCCGCAAATTGTAATTTCCTACAAAAGAGAAGCGCTTTCACAATTTGGTTTAAATGTAGAAGACGTCAACAACATTGTGAACACCGCATTCGCCGGACAATCTACCGGTTCCGTTTTCGAGGGCGAGAAGAAATTCGATTTGGTCGTTCGTTTGGATGGCGAAAAGAGAAAAAATGTAGAGGATGTTAATAATCTTCTTATTGCAACACCTGCCGGAACTGAAATTCCATTGAGCACCGTCGCTTCAGTTGAGCTCAAAGAAAGCGTTAACCAGATCCAGCGGGAAAATACGCAACGCAGAATCATCGTCGGCTTCAATGTCAGAAACCGCGATATTCAGTCAACCGTCGAGGATTTACAGAAAGTGGTTGAAAAAGAGTTCAAACTTCCACCGGGTTATTCGATTTCTTATGGCGGAACTTTTGAAAACCTGCAACACGCAAAATCCCGTTTAATGATCGCTGTTCCCATCAGTTTACTGTTGATTTTACTGATGCTTTATTTCGCCTTTAATTCCGTAAAATATGGGTTGCTCATTTTCTCCGCCATTCCGCTTTCGATGATCGGTGGAATCCTCTCGCTCTGGATTCGGGGAATGAATTTCAGTATTTCCGCAGGTGTCGGTTTCATCGCACTTTTCGGAGTCGCCGTATTGAATGGAATCGTATTGATCGCCGAATTCAACCGACAGAAATTGCATCATTCAGATTTAAAAGACGTCGTTAAAATCGGCGGAAGAATAAGATTGCGTCCCGTTTTAATGACGGCTTTGGTCGCCTCGCTCGGATTTTTACCGATGGCATTAAGTACCGGCGAAGGCGCAGAAGTTCAGCGGCCTTTAGCAACTGTCGTGATCGGCGGTTTGCTTTTGGCGACTTTCCTCACGCTCTATTTATTGCCTTTAATTTACATCTGGTTTGAGGAACATTTCCCCGACCGTCGCAAAAAAATTCAGGAAATAAGTGAAGAAGAAGATGGATACAAAGAAGATGAATAG
- a CDS encoding anthranilate synthase component II has product MKILVFDNYDSFTYNLVQMIEQIVGEKVEVFRNDEITLEEIEKYDKIVLSPGPGIPGEAGILIDLIKKYAPTKSILGVCLGQQAIAEAFGGSLINLTEIYHGVATTAKTIKKEALLLQDLAENLEVGRYHSWAVNPDGFPEELEITSIDENGMIMSLQHKTYDVHAVQYHPESILTPDGRKIIENFLKN; this is encoded by the coding sequence ATGAAAATATTAGTCTTCGATAATTACGACAGTTTCACTTACAATTTGGTTCAAATGATTGAGCAGATTGTGGGAGAAAAGGTAGAGGTCTTCCGCAATGATGAAATCACTTTGGAGGAAATCGAAAAGTATGATAAAATTGTGCTTTCTCCCGGACCGGGAATTCCGGGTGAAGCGGGAATTTTAATTGATTTAATAAAAAAATACGCACCAACAAAATCTATTTTAGGCGTTTGTCTCGGTCAGCAGGCAATCGCAGAAGCGTTTGGCGGAAGTCTGATTAATTTAACGGAAATCTATCACGGCGTCGCAACTACCGCAAAAACCATTAAAAAAGAGGCGTTGCTTTTACAGGATTTGGCCGAAAATTTAGAAGTCGGAAGATATCACAGTTGGGCCGTGAATCCCGACGGTTTTCCGGAAGAACTGGAAATAACTTCAATTGACGAAAATGGAATGATCATGTCTTTGCAACATAAAACGTACGATGTTCACGCCGTTCAGTATCATCCTGAAAGTATTTTAACACCCGACGGAAGAAAAATAATTGAGAATTTTTTAAAAAACTAA
- a CDS encoding TolC family protein produces the protein MKQLIKIITAFSVLLAIQLKAQTPISLESAYEKAFKNNLNLKNGQLRIDYQEKIKKSYAIVDPLNISGEIGQINSAYADNKFSVSQTFRLPGFYNSQKKVLMEEWKNSMLNLDIQKWQLKREIALIYNELNYQNEKEKLLLRADSIYINYYKRAELRLKKGESNILEKTTAENYRSQAEIQLANLKKDREISLYQFNYLLNDDVIYSNETSGFYEMNVENQDLNFAGNPVILKQLEQQKSIELAKLNVEKSKLLPTFNIGYNNSSMYGNGADNHFYERSARFHSGMIGVGIPLFNGAQKSLIEGQKINQLIAENNYELGSRNLKNQYASLFSDYEKLKSETSYYKTSGLKNAETILKTANRLYYEGEINYLEWSILINQSLEIQNKMIDSQKMLNEKIIQLNNLTQ, from the coding sequence ATGAAACAGCTTATAAAAATAATAACAGCATTTTCAGTTTTGCTAGCCATTCAATTGAAAGCACAAACGCCGATTTCTCTGGAATCTGCCTACGAAAAAGCCTTTAAAAATAATCTGAACTTAAAAAACGGACAACTCCGGATCGATTATCAGGAAAAAATTAAAAAATCGTACGCCATTGTGGATCCTTTAAATATTTCCGGAGAAATAGGGCAGATTAATTCGGCCTATGCCGACAATAAATTTTCCGTCAGTCAAACGTTTAGATTACCCGGATTCTACAATTCCCAAAAAAAGGTTTTGATGGAAGAATGGAAAAATTCCATGCTCAATTTAGATATTCAAAAATGGCAGCTAAAGCGCGAAATCGCTTTGATTTATAATGAACTCAATTACCAGAATGAAAAAGAAAAATTGCTTTTGAGAGCCGATTCTATTTATATCAATTATTACAAACGGGCTGAACTCCGTTTGAAAAAAGGCGAAAGCAATATTCTGGAAAAAACAACAGCAGAAAATTACCGAAGTCAGGCGGAAATTCAATTGGCGAATCTGAAAAAAGATAGAGAAATTTCTCTTTATCAATTTAATTATTTGCTTAATGATGACGTGATCTATTCGAATGAAACTTCTGGTTTCTATGAAATGAACGTTGAAAATCAGGATTTGAATTTCGCCGGAAATCCAGTCATTTTAAAACAACTTGAGCAACAGAAAAGCATAGAACTGGCCAAACTGAATGTGGAAAAATCGAAATTGCTGCCGACTTTCAATATCGGTTACAACAATTCCAGCATGTACGGAAATGGCGCAGATAATCACTTTTATGAAAGATCAGCGCGTTTTCACTCCGGAATGATTGGCGTGGGAATTCCACTTTTCAACGGAGCGCAAAAATCTCTAATCGAAGGGCAGAAAATCAATCAGTTGATTGCTGAAAATAATTATGAATTGGGTTCCAGAAATCTTAAAAATCAATATGCATCATTGTTTTCAGATTATGAAAAACTGAAAAGCGAAACCAGTTATTATAAAACCAGCGGATTAAAGAATGCTGAAACCATCCTGAAAACCGCCAACCGGCTTTATTATGAAGGCGAAATCAACTATCTGGAATGGTCCATTTTAATCAACCAAAGTTTAGAGATTCAAAATAAAATGATAGACTCTCAAAAAATGCTGAATGAGAAAATCATTCAACTGAACAATTTAACTCAATAA
- a CDS encoding efflux RND transporter periplasmic adaptor subunit, with protein MRKLLLILLSLIIFSCSKKETVQEEISTVHGDQVTLNDLQIKNSGIETNTLSNLDIAHKIMLTGQIDVPPQGMASVSAPSGGYVRVSRFMPGNFVKKGQSLATLENPELVQLQQDYLLAKSNLQYAQQDYSRQKDLNTNKASSDKVTQKAFNESQNQNIMMKGMAQKLSALGINPNSLNANNIRRTFAVTSPISGYVSTVNVNIGQYVSPMDKMFDIVNTGDIHLALKVFEKDLNKIKTGQKVFAFTNQNPAKKYEARIFIIGKDFSADRSVLVHCHFVDNNLSLIPGTFMNAEIEADSANGTVIPDDAVVTWEEKQYVFEEIKPKTYRMFPVEIGNSENGFTELLNFKKENSNKKFVTKGAYQLLMALKNVEE; from the coding sequence ATGAGAAAACTACTTTTAATACTTTTAAGTCTGATAATTTTTTCCTGTTCCAAAAAAGAAACGGTTCAGGAAGAGATCAGCACCGTTCACGGAGATCAGGTCACTTTAAACGACTTGCAGATCAAAAACTCGGGAATTGAAACCAACACGTTAAGCAATCTCGATATCGCGCACAAAATTATGCTCACCGGACAGATCGACGTGCCACCACAAGGAATGGCAAGCGTTTCTGCTCCAAGTGGAGGTTATGTGAGAGTTTCCCGATTTATGCCCGGAAATTTTGTGAAAAAAGGACAGAGTTTAGCAACCTTAGAAAATCCTGAATTAGTTCAGCTTCAACAGGATTATTTGTTGGCAAAATCGAATCTTCAATATGCTCAACAGGATTATTCCCGCCAAAAAGATTTGAATACAAACAAAGCCAGCTCCGATAAAGTAACCCAAAAAGCCTTTAATGAAAGCCAAAATCAAAACATTATGATGAAGGGAATGGCGCAGAAATTATCAGCCTTGGGCATTAATCCGAATTCTTTAAACGCAAATAATATCCGGCGGACTTTCGCAGTCACTTCTCCAATTTCAGGATATGTTTCGACCGTGAATGTGAATATCGGACAATATGTGTCGCCGATGGATAAAATGTTTGATATCGTGAATACTGGTGATATTCATTTGGCTTTAAAGGTTTTTGAAAAGGATTTAAATAAAATTAAAACAGGCCAAAAAGTCTTTGCCTTCACCAATCAAAATCCTGCAAAAAAATATGAAGCCCGGATTTTCATCATTGGAAAAGATTTCTCGGCAGACCGTAGCGTATTGGTTCACTGTCATTTTGTGGATAATAATCTGTCTTTAATTCCTGGAACTTTTATGAATGCTGAAATCGAGGCTGATTCTGCTAATGGAACGGTTATTCCCGATGATGCGGTTGTTACCTGGGAGGAAAAACAATATGTTTTCGAAGAAATAAAACCCAAAACTTACAGAATGTTTCCCGTAGAAATCGGTAATTCTGAAAATGGTTTTACCGAACTTTTAAACTTTAAAAAAGAGAATTCAAACAAAAAGTTCGTCACAAAAGGTGCTTACCAATTATTGATGGCGCTGAAAAATGTAGAAGAGTAA
- the trpD gene encoding anthranilate phosphoribosyltransferase: MKDILQYLFNHQTLSKAQAKSILLEISKNIFNEIEVTSFVTVFLMRSITLAELEGFTEALQQLAPQIDLGTDDLVDIVGTGGDGKNTFNISTLASLVVAGTGQKVAKHGNYAASTISGASNVLETLGYRFKETEADLKIDLEKGNFCYLHAPIFHTSLKSIAPMRKNLGLKTFFNILGPLINPAKPKYTMIGVANLEIARIYQYLLQKKNADFLLVNALDGYDEISLTGDTKIMDKNGESIYSAQELQFRNIEPETIFGGNSTEEAAQIFKKILEGKGSYEQNAVVLANAAMALKNTEKYGEYENCLMMATESLLQGKALNCFKKVID; encoded by the coding sequence ATGAAAGACATCTTACAATATTTATTCAACCATCAAACATTAAGCAAAGCGCAAGCGAAATCGATTCTCCTGGAAATTTCAAAGAATATTTTCAATGAAATTGAAGTCACCTCTTTCGTCACAGTTTTCCTGATGAGAAGTATTACGTTGGCAGAACTGGAAGGTTTCACCGAAGCGTTGCAGCAACTCGCGCCTCAAATTGATTTGGGAACCGACGATTTGGTGGATATCGTTGGAACGGGTGGTGACGGAAAAAACACCTTTAATATTTCAACTTTGGCGAGTCTGGTCGTAGCCGGAACCGGACAAAAAGTGGCAAAACACGGAAATTACGCAGCTTCCACGATCAGTGGTGCATCCAATGTTTTAGAAACGCTCGGTTATCGTTTTAAAGAAACTGAAGCCGACTTAAAAATTGATTTAGAAAAAGGAAATTTCTGTTATTTACACGCGCCGATTTTCCACACTTCTTTAAAATCTATTGCGCCGATGCGTAAAAATTTAGGCTTGAAAACTTTTTTCAATATCCTGGGACCTTTGATTAATCCGGCGAAACCAAAATACACCATGATCGGTGTCGCGAATCTTGAGATTGCACGGATCTATCAGTATTTGCTACAGAAAAAAAACGCCGATTTTCTGTTAGTCAATGCATTGGATGGTTACGATGAAATCAGTTTGACCGGCGATACCAAAATCATGGATAAAAACGGCGAAAGTATTTATTCCGCCCAGGAATTACAGTTCAGAAATATCGAACCTGAAACCATTTTTGGGGGAAACAGTACCGAAGAAGCCGCGCAGATTTTCAAAAAAATTCTGGAAGGCAAAGGATCTTATGAACAGAACGCCGTGGTTTTGGCCAACGCCGCAATGGCTTTGAAAAATACCGAAAAATACGGTGAGTATGAAAATTGCTTAATGATGGCGACAGAAAGTTTACTGCAAGGAAAAGCACTGAATTGTTTTAAAAAAGTGATTGATTAG
- the lysS gene encoding lysine--tRNA ligase, producing MQLSEQEIIRREKLQTLEKMGINAFPAEEYKITETTKTIKQDFVEGKKVTIAGRLMSRRIQGKASFAELQDSEGKIQVYFNRDEICTGEDKTLYNDVYKHLLDIGDIIGIEGELFNTQVGEMTVKVTNFKILTKALRPLPLPKVDADGNIFDAFNDPELRYRQRYVDLVVNPQVKEVFIKRTKLFNAMRTYFNNAGYFEVETPILQAIPGGAAAKPFITHHNALDIPLYLRIANELYLKRLIVGGFDGVYEFSKNFRNEGMDRTHNPEFTAMEIYVAYKDYNWMMDFTEKLLEFSAIQVNGTTDSTFGEHTISWKAPYPRVSMTEAIQKFTGFDITGKSEQELFDFARSIGVEVNETMGKGKLIDEIFGEKCEGNFIQPTFITDYPIEMSPLTKKHRSKEGLTERFELMVCGKEIANAYSELNDPIDQRERFEEQLKLAAKGDDEAGQFIDEDFLRALEYGMPPTSGLGIGMDRLIMFLTNNPSIQEVLFFPQMKPEKATPTFELDEDEKKVLEILKSQEEPMNLGLVKVKSELSGKKWDKATKNLTKYNLVKIEKIDDIVLMKLA from the coding sequence ATGCAGTTATCAGAACAGGAAATCATCAGAAGAGAAAAGCTACAAACCCTGGAAAAAATGGGGATCAACGCTTTTCCGGCCGAAGAATATAAAATTACAGAAACCACCAAAACCATCAAGCAGGATTTTGTTGAAGGTAAAAAAGTTACGATTGCAGGCCGATTGATGAGCCGAAGAATTCAGGGGAAAGCAAGTTTTGCCGAACTTCAGGATTCTGAGGGAAAAATTCAGGTTTATTTTAACCGTGACGAAATCTGTACTGGTGAAGACAAAACGCTTTATAACGACGTTTACAAACACCTTTTAGATATCGGTGATATTATCGGAATTGAAGGAGAACTCTTCAACACCCAAGTTGGTGAAATGACGGTAAAAGTTACCAATTTCAAAATTCTAACCAAAGCTTTACGTCCGCTCCCGTTACCTAAAGTGGATGCCGACGGAAATATTTTTGATGCATTCAACGATCCTGAACTTCGATACAGACAACGGTATGTAGATTTAGTCGTCAATCCTCAAGTGAAAGAAGTTTTCATTAAAAGAACAAAACTGTTCAATGCGATGCGAACCTACTTTAATAATGCCGGCTATTTCGAAGTGGAAACTCCTATTTTACAGGCGATTCCGGGTGGTGCTGCAGCAAAACCATTTATCACGCACCATAATGCTTTAGACATCCCATTATATTTAAGAATTGCCAACGAACTTTATTTGAAAAGACTTATTGTTGGTGGATTCGACGGTGTTTATGAATTCTCCAAAAACTTTAGAAATGAAGGAATGGACAGAACTCATAATCCGGAATTTACAGCAATGGAAATTTACGTTGCTTACAAAGATTACAACTGGATGATGGATTTCACCGAAAAACTGCTGGAATTTTCTGCAATTCAGGTGAATGGAACTACAGATTCTACTTTTGGCGAACATACCATCAGCTGGAAAGCACCTTATCCAAGAGTTTCGATGACTGAAGCCATTCAGAAATTTACAGGATTCGATATCACCGGGAAATCTGAGCAGGAACTTTTTGATTTTGCAAGATCAATTGGTGTTGAAGTGAATGAAACCATGGGGAAAGGAAAATTGATTGATGAAATTTTCGGTGAGAAATGTGAAGGAAACTTTATTCAGCCGACTTTCATTACCGACTACCCTATCGAAATGTCGCCATTAACAAAGAAACACAGAAGCAAAGAAGGTTTAACGGAACGTTTTGAATTAATGGTTTGTGGAAAAGAAATCGCAAATGCCTATTCAGAACTAAATGACCCTATTGACCAAAGAGAACGTTTTGAAGAACAGTTAAAACTTGCGGCAAAAGGGGATGATGAAGCAGGACAATTTATCGATGAAGACTTCCTGAGAGCCTTAGAATACGGAATGCCGCCAACTTCAGGATTGGGAATCGGTATGGACCGTTTGATTATGTTTTTAACGAACAATCCATCGATTCAGGAAGTTTTATTCTTCCCGCAAATGAAACCGGAAAAAGCAACTCCAACCTTCGAACTGGATGAAGATGAAAAAAAGGTTTTAGAAATTCTAAAAAGTCAGGAAGAACCAATGAATCTGGGACTTGTAAAGGTGAAAAGCGAACTTTCCGGTAAGAAATGGGACAAAGCCACGAAAAATTTAACAAAATATAATTTAGTGAAAATCGAAAAAATTGACGATATTGTATTGATGAAATTGGCCTAA
- a CDS encoding cytochrome b/b6 domain-containing protein — MKTYTVLHRILHWVFAAVMLVLFTTGFLRLYWMSKTVISDAMNKNVEIKNLNLDTQSLRTIVHSVQDPMFEWHVYAAYIITFAFIARIIYMMVKGIKFPNPFVKNASNKDKFQGFIYLAFYLLIAVQIITGGILKYEIGTKSLADLAETVHKFAVYWTPVFILLHFAGVAISENTNRKGITSKMIGGDSE; from the coding sequence ATGAAAACATATACCGTCCTTCACCGAATCCTTCACTGGGTTTTTGCCGCAGTGATGCTTGTTTTATTCACCACCGGATTTCTGAGACTGTACTGGATGAGCAAAACCGTAATTTCTGATGCAATGAATAAAAATGTGGAAATAAAGAATTTAAATCTGGATACACAAAGCCTGCGAACCATCGTTCATTCCGTTCAGGATCCTATGTTTGAGTGGCATGTTTATGCGGCCTATATTATTACTTTTGCATTCATTGCAAGGATAATTTATATGATGGTAAAGGGAATTAAATTTCCAAATCCATTCGTAAAAAATGCTTCAAACAAGGATAAATTCCAAGGTTTTATTTACCTCGCCTTTTATCTTTTGATTGCCGTACAAATAATTACCGGTGGAATTCTAAAATATGAAATCGGCACAAAATCTTTGGCAGATCTTGCAGAAACCGTTCACAAATTCGCGGTTTACTGGACTCCAGTCTTTATTCTTTTGCACTTCGCCGGCGTCGCGATTTCCGAAAATACGAATCGAAAAGGAATAACCTCCAAAATGATTGGCGGTGATTCTGAATAA